The genomic DNA aaatcaaatataattaaaattaattagaaatttatatatttttaaattatttaattttttttatagaaaatgaaaaataggtgAAATGAGTTTAcagtagtatataaaataatttattgattttaaatccatttatttatttatttttattttttttctcttgtattttttcgagaaccaaacatagtctttgtatataaaaatatcattgtatTGATCTATTAATCTTTTAAgtcattcttaaaaataaatcaagaatttagatttttttttcttcgtgTTTTTAGCATAATAGAATGTTGACATGATGACAATTGCATTAATACAAAGTGTAGCAAACAAAACTAAGAGATAAACATTGATCATTAAAAATACCGAATCACAACATAGTTTATAAAATGTCGTTATTAGCATCggaatcaaaaccaaaattactTTCATGGTGACACGTTGATGAAACTTCGCATCATTGATCCCACAAACTTGTTTTGCTTTGGttgttctttttctcttgttttatAATCTCATGGTTTGTCTAGGTAAACAATGCTGGTACGGTTATATCTAAGAGAACCGAAGAATATACGGTTGAAGATGTCTCAATCATAATGGGTACCAATTTTGAATCTGCTTATCATCTGTCTCAACTTGGATATCCCCTCTTGAAAGCATCTGGCAGGGGAAGCATAGTATTTATCTCCTCTGTTGCTGGCGTCGTGGCCTTGCCTATTATTTCTATCTATGCTGCTTCTAAAGGTATGTTACGTAATGAAATGACAAAATTGATAAGAATTTGGTATTTTACTAATAAAGGTATCACAAATGTGATTATTTTATACAGGGGCAATGAATCAAGTCACAAAAAATTTAGCGTGTGAGTGGGCAGAGGATAATATACGAGTTAATACAATTGCACCTTGGGTTATTAACACCTCACTCGTCGATAAAGCAAAAGTAAGATTCTAACTTTACTActtaaacttttacaaaaattgataatttaatataatatcaaaacttGGTTTGATCGGAGTTTATGGGTTCGAGACATCTCTATGtaatttatatgtttatttctccaatttgtaattttatgatATCTTTCCATGTGTGGATATGAATATGGGATTGCATGCCCTCATATGAGATTAGTAGTTCAATAATatgattatatttgaattttttttttattataacaaacAAAAAGGTTCAAAGAAATTAGTTtaagtattttgttttttaattatttgaattaaatttatataatttattatctaTATTGATTTCAAAGATTGAATGATCTACACGTCTCAAGAACAATATAGTCGTAAATTACTAATGTTTTGCTTTTATCTGTATGGTGCTTTCATCTCTCTGATTCACTCACATGATTCCATCCATTTTAGGCGAaattcatcattgtttttggtTTCCTCCTTCTACAGGATGATCCTTCCTCAGAAGAAAAGCTAAAGCGCATAATCTCTCGAACTCCTATTTGCCGCATGGGAGAGCCTGATGAGGTTTCATCATTGGTGGCATTCCTTTGCTTCCCTGCTGCTTCATATATCACTGGACAAGTGATATGTGTTGATGGTGGATATTCAGTGACTGGCTTCTAGTTCTACCCTACATGCTCAAAACTATAATTGAATAAGGTCTCCAGAAAGATATTTGGAGCTAGTTGTTGCTATTGCGATCCATTATAACTTTCtatcaatataatataatatatatatagcattaataattttaaaacttatttacattattaaaagGAGTTTTTACgtatatataacataaaaaactttttccattatttgatatgagatatcataatcACTCATTATGCAGATATAATGTTTTCGTCATGTCCCATGAAATCGTAAAGTCTAACAAACATACACTCCATGTTAAGCTAAACAAATTCTTACATTGGGATTAAAGATCAACTCTAATACCATCTATAATAACTTATTaccaattatataaatattgttagCTTGGGACCTAAAAGATCTTTACcactttaaaatgtttttacattATATAGTTAGAGTAAgttattacaaatggtattagagttaATCTTTCATCTTGATGTGAGAGTTTGATAGTATTTTAAGGAGTATTTACCTATTTGATATCGTAATTTTATGAAACACAATAAGGACATTATGTTTGTATGAAAGGTGATTGTAAtatctcatatcaaatatgaaaaaaaaaaaaaaaaacttataaatacattttaaaactatgagaattttttaagttcaaatcaaataatatccGCACAATTAAAAGTgagtattaaaatattaaaataaaatgtttcttGATTCATATTAGAGTTGGATATATTCACCATCAAATCATCAATCTATAATACATTAGTCATAACGCTAGTTAGGCCCGAAGACTAAAGCCATTGACAACACTTCCTCCACTCTCACTTTGAGGAGTCAGctcttatcttatatttttaatgaattatcAAAATGTTAAAGACAAATTACCTAATAAGTATTTCAttaattctattatttattatttttgtaatttattattaattctattCATTTAGTTTCACAATTTTAGTttaatccttaattttttttaatgtcaatcTTAAATAATACtcaaatattacataatatctttttttttttttttattgacaatAAATGAAGAAAGCCATGTACCAAGTCtcttatgaataattttttccaactcttatcaattttctaaataacaTGTAACATTCATGTATTTGTCATATGGTTTTTTCATCCTCctttaatgaaaaatcataaCAAAAGAGGTTAATTATTTAACATTTGCATATAGTTCATGTTCAtgttactttaaaaaaaaaaaaaatgaggttaaattaaaacatgataAAAATATGGAgacaatttttatcatatactaATTAAAAGTATTCAATCATAAAAGTTCaagattaaattataaaataagtttatcAACTTTCTTATGAAGTAGGACTGCATTAATATAAATATCGTAACTCTTGCTATTGTTGTTTAAAGTAGTGTTTTCAAACTTGaaccaatcaatcataaaaGTTACCTATTCATAATTTAATGGTTAACTGTGATTAAACaatgatatcataaatatataatttatatattattaaaattaaaatattataagaaattggaaaatatatgaaaaatgtaaGTTTTTAAACACATTAATCATCATTAATATTGATAGCTTAAATTATGATAAGAATAACAtaaagatttattaaattattactattttaaatttattaaatatgtaacttttagtttttaagataaataagattttattatttaaatttatttgcatTTCAATagctatatattttattttcttcaaaattattagttcttttatttatattattttgatattattatagataaatcaaaagtatttatattcattttggATTTGATGTAATTATAATCTTTTAAATGCTTTTCTATGATAAGATGCAAGCATGGTATGGTGGTCCATCTTTTGATTTTGCATGCAAGGAAAAACGGGCTGTAAATTTGCCATTCCTTATGATAGAACAAGTGTGGGCTTAGGTGAAGAATTTGGGCTTAACAACGGGCCTTTACATATTGGGCCACTGCAAGCGGTTCATCTCGTGAATGTTCTTAAAAGAttagttgaaacttgaaagtaCACTTTAGGAAGGCGACCTCGTTATTTTAGTTCGCTGTCATTAAATCCCAATGaccatttaaattaataatctacAAGATGTTGTACTTATCAATGACAAAAAACCTTAGAAGTGGGAATCATTTTAGGATTGAATTGTCctatttaaaaaaggaaaattcaagaTGCATCATGCATGTGGGCTGATGGGATTTAAAAGGAAAGGGAGTAGGGCTTTGTTTCATTACCTTTCTTGAAATTAGTTGAAATAGGAAAATTCAAAAGCAAGAGCTacaatctttatattaatgcaGTCCTACTTCATAAGAAAGTTgataaacttattttaaaatataagaattcttAAAGGATTGTATTAAAATGGTAAtagtttgtaaaaaaaaaaaaaatttaaaaaaaattatggtatcaaaagattttattatttaatttttttttaaaaattaaactagttTTAAGTATATAAGATAGTTTCAtacttcttatataaaaaaaattattactatttatatatatatatatatatatatatatatatatatatatatatatatttaaaataaaaattatttctaaacaaaatccaagtgcaatgattcttttatttgaaacccatatgcttaaaattaaaaaataattaattttttcataatttccttAAATCTCTTTCTTATTGGCTTTCTCCTTTAGGAAAAGGATTTTTTTCAcctctaaaaagaataaaattttaaaattatcacaCATATACGATATTTGAATTTCACAGTGTGCAAGTCTTGATCCAAATAATGATACATTTCTTGCTTATATGACGAGTTAATGAAACTTCACATCATTGATCTTCAAATTTATCTAGGTAAACAATGCTGGTGTGGCTATACTTGAAGGAGCTACAGAATATACAGAAGAAGATTTCTCAACTATAATGTGTACCAATTTTGAGTCGGCTTACCATTTGCGTCAACTTGGACACCCTCTTAAAACCATCCGGTGGTGGAAATATAGTATTTATCTCCTCAGTTGCAGGTGTTTTAGCGTTGCCTACTCTTTCTATTTATGCAGCATCTAAAGGTATATTGAGATAGTCAAATGATAATATTAGTAACAAATTAGTATAATGCTAATAAGTGGTTgacaaatgtttttattttatgtaggAGCAATGAATCAAGTGACAAAAAATTTGGCATTCGAGTGGGCAAAGGACGACATTCGGGTTGACACAATTGCACCTTGGATCATCAGAACCTGGATGGTTGACAAAATAGAAGTAAAATCCCAACTCACTCCTTTCCTTTTCATTGAACATGCTCACATTAAGGATTTCTtgttaagaaaaagaaagaaaatgttcaaAGAACTCGGtttaaatctttatttgttaattttttaaaattatgctcCATATTTCTATAGAATGATCATGTTATGAAGGACAGTTTGGCACGTTCACTCTCTCAAACTCCTATTTGTCGTCCAGGAGAGCCTACTGACGTCTCATTGGTGGTGGCGTTCCTTTGCTTTCCTGCAACCGTGGTATGTGTTGATGGTAGACATACAATAACTGGCTTCTAGTTCTACATTTCATGCTAAGAACTAGAATACTtcattaattgtttttctttatttatttaactgtCAAAAATGAATGTAGATAAGTAAATAACTAATGGCTAAAAACTAGATAGAAAGGAGAGATGAGTGTAAAATTGCATCCAAGAGGCGTATGATTAAAGGTAAGAAGATGAGGGATTTGAGGCTTGCATGGATTGGCCTGTCGTTCTGAAAGATTTGCCACATGAACTACGGCATTTGACACATCAACCCAAATCATGACTCAGCATCAAGGAACCTAACCGTATCATCATCCAGACCCACTTTATCATACCAATTTTCGGTGGTTCAacactgtttttaaaaaacacttcaacCTAAAAAGTGCctctttttttttgaaaaaaaaaatagatatttgataaaatttagatttttttaaaaaaatttagaaaataatttataatattaaaaacatacaAGTTGATTCTCcaaacaaaacattttaaaaagacAATTTCATCAAAAACATATTCTTAATTTGGTAACCAAAGAAACCCTGCAAAAGACACAAACCACCCTTATTTGCTGCAAAAGACAAGATTAACTATCCCCCATCTTTGTCCTTGAGTACGTGTCCTGATGCCTGCCAACCATATTCAAACCCTAAAGAGAGCCACAAAACCCGGCTAGTACCAGATTTTCTATGTATAATTGCAGGCAATAGGTGTTTCAGTTTCAGGGAGTTCCATAGTTGGGATTTGGAAGGCAGAGAGATCAGCATGACAGAAGCAGAGATGAGCAGCAGAAACAGAAGATGGTCTCTCGAGGGAATGACCGCTCTCGTCACCGGAGGAAGTCGAGGCATAGGGCAAGTGACATGCATTAATTTTGCGCTACCGTGATCATGTATCTATCCTGTTGTTATAGTAACAGCCACTGATTTTTGCGTTAATTTGATTGAGTACTTAGGCATGCAATTGTGGAAGAATTGGCAGCATTTGGGGCAACAGTTCATACATGTTCTCGAAACCAAGAGGAGCTAGATCAACGGTTACAAGAATGGAAAAACAAGGGCTTTAAAGTCAGTGCATCCCTCTGTGACGTGTCATCGCGGTCTCAGCGCACTCAACTCATGGAGACAGTCTCCTCTATCTTTGACGGCAAGCTTAGCATCCTTGTAAGTTTTATCTGAGCTTGGTGCATACAGCTGGGGTTCATTAAAAATTTGTGACATTGAAAACCATCTAAATATCTAAAATGTATTCTTTTCTGAATGATTGGTAGGTTAGATTTTTTggcacaatttttttaaaaaaattttaattaccccaaaatcattttaaataaaaagaagcatttagaaatttcttgaatttattttttactcttaGGTTCTCTGTCACGctactttttaaaaaacaacatttCGGCCGGCGGCGATAGAATTTCTAAGAATTGTTAGACCTTCATAATTTACAGAACATATTGTATACTGTCCCAAGCATGTCCTCTAATACCACcattcaattattaaaatattatttgtttaaacattttttttatcaatttatttaaaattaaaattattaaaaaaaattatatattttaaaattatttaatatttatatagaatagttaaataagtgatttttttttaaataatagataaaaatt from Vitis riparia cultivar Riparia Gloire de Montpellier isolate 1030 chromosome 8, EGFV_Vit.rip_1.0, whole genome shotgun sequence includes the following:
- the LOC117919589 gene encoding tropinone reductase homolog, which encodes MDPAQTEMSSRNRRWSLQGMTALVTGGTRGIGHAIVEELAAFGATVHTCSRNQKELDEMLQVWKSKGFKVSGSVCDVSSRPQRTQLMDTVSSLFDGKLNILVNNAGTVISKRTEEYTVEDVSIIMGTNFESAYHLSQLGYPLLKASGRGSIVFISSVAGVVALPIISIYAASKGAMNQVTKNLACEWAEDNIRVNTIAPWVINTSLVDKAKDDPSSEEKLKRIISRTPICRMGEPDEVSSLVAFLCFPAASYITGQVICVDGGYSVTGF